The proteins below are encoded in one region of Reichenbachiella sp. 5M10:
- a CDS encoding class I SAM-dependent methyltransferase → MAQQADLDFTYTTIDKIFRLSMGETGDYSGAKYDGDFSMTLEDAQKAKHKFIADSLNIKEGSKVLDMACGWAPFTRYIVKERGATSMGLTLSQGQADACQKNGFNVIVRDCRTVKPEDYGTFDAITCIGGLEHFCSVEEWQAGKQEQVYKDFFKVLYDLLPVGGRYYMQTMTFSKNMLPFEDIDINAEPGSASHVLALMIKEFPGSWLPYGPEMVIDCAKPYFKLISQSSGRLDYIETIGQWRKRFRKFNLKKYWLYLSLVPKLLTNKEFRHQVAVFKVSPNRVCFEEEIMDHYRLVFEKI, encoded by the coding sequence GTGGCTCAACAAGCAGACCTAGATTTTACTTACACTACGATAGACAAGATTTTTCGCCTAAGTATGGGGGAAACCGGGGATTACAGTGGTGCCAAATACGATGGAGATTTTTCCATGACATTGGAAGATGCTCAAAAAGCAAAACATAAATTCATCGCAGACAGTCTCAATATCAAGGAAGGAAGCAAAGTGTTGGACATGGCTTGTGGCTGGGCACCGTTTACGAGATACATAGTCAAAGAGCGAGGAGCAACTAGCATGGGTCTGACACTATCACAGGGTCAAGCGGATGCCTGTCAAAAGAATGGGTTTAATGTCATCGTGAGAGATTGCCGTACGGTGAAGCCGGAAGATTATGGTACGTTTGATGCCATTACATGCATCGGAGGCCTGGAGCATTTTTGTTCAGTGGAGGAGTGGCAGGCTGGCAAACAGGAACAGGTCTACAAGGATTTTTTCAAGGTGCTTTATGATTTGCTGCCAGTAGGAGGTAGATACTATATGCAAACGATGACGTTTAGCAAGAACATGTTGCCTTTTGAGGATATTGATATCAATGCAGAGCCAGGTTCTGCTTCACATGTTTTAGCCTTGATGATCAAGGAGTTTCCAGGGTCTTGGTTGCCCTACGGCCCTGAAATGGTGATCGACTGTGCCAAACCATATTTCAAGTTGATTTCACAGAGCAGTGGTCGATTGGATTATATCGAGACGATAGGTCAATGGAGAAAAAGGTTCAGGAAGTTTAATCTCAAGAAATATTGGCTCTACCTTAGTTTGGTGCCTAAGCTATTGACCAACAAAGAATTTAGACATCAAGTGGCTGTTTTCAAAGTCAGTCCAAACCGAGTGTGTTTTGAAGAAGAGATCATGGATCATTACCGTTTGGTATTTGAGAAAATCTAA
- a CDS encoding ribonucleoside-diphosphate reductase subunit alpha, translated as MLVIKRDGRRESVKFDKVTARIEKLCYGLNTSFIEPIDIAKKVINGIYDGVTTVELDNLAAETAAALTTVHPDFAKLAARIAISNLHKTTSKSFSNTMKRMYTYIDPKTGENASLIAKDVYGIIKENAALLDSSIIYDRDFGYDYFGFKTLERSYLMKLDGQIVERPQHMLMRVAVGIHKEDIPAAIETYNLLSEKWFTHATPTLFNAGTPKPQLSSCFLLTMKDDSIDGIYDTLKQTAKISQSAGGIGLSIHNVRATGSYIKGTNGVSNGIVPMLRNFDMTARYVDQGGGKRKGSFAIYLEPWHADIFDFLDLKKNHGKEELRARDLFYALWTPDLFMQRVKENGEWTLMCPHECPGLAEVHGEEFEKLYTKYESEGRGRKTIKAQDLWFEILESQIETGTPYMLFKDAANKKSNQKNLGTIKSSNLCTEIIEYTSPDEVAVCNLASIALPMYINENNEFDHQKLYDITYVITKNLNKVIDVNYYPVPEAKNSNMRHRPIGIGVQGLADTFMKLRMPFDSPEARRLNSEIFETIYFASMTASKDIAKVEGAYETFKGSPVSKGIFQYDMWNVTPTDRWDWTSLKQEVKKHGVRNSLLLAPMPTASTSQILGNNECFEPYTSNMYLRRVLSGEFTVVNKHLMNDLIELGIWDDSMKNRIMNANGSIQNIAEIPQEIKDIYKTVWEISQKAIIDMSADRGAFICQSQSLNIHLQEPNFGKMTSMHFYAWEKGLKTGMYYLRTKAAADAIKFTLTKDKNVESEAAKLTDRAGQANSDFECVGCGS; from the coding sequence ATGTTAGTAATAAAAAGAGATGGTCGCCGCGAATCTGTGAAGTTCGATAAAGTGACTGCCCGAATCGAAAAACTCTGCTACGGCCTCAACACCTCCTTCATTGAGCCTATTGATATCGCTAAAAAAGTAATCAATGGTATCTATGACGGTGTAACGACTGTAGAACTAGACAATTTAGCTGCTGAGACCGCTGCTGCTTTGACAACTGTCCACCCGGATTTTGCCAAACTTGCTGCTCGTATTGCTATATCTAACCTACACAAGACTACAAGCAAATCATTCTCTAACACGATGAAGAGAATGTATACCTACATAGATCCTAAAACTGGCGAGAATGCTTCGCTGATCGCAAAGGATGTATATGGTATCATCAAAGAAAACGCAGCGCTACTAGACTCTTCTATCATCTACGATAGAGATTTTGGGTATGACTACTTTGGGTTCAAAACACTCGAAAGATCATATCTCATGAAACTAGACGGCCAGATCGTAGAGAGACCACAGCACATGCTCATGAGAGTAGCAGTAGGCATTCACAAAGAAGATATCCCAGCGGCTATCGAGACCTACAACTTGCTTTCTGAAAAGTGGTTTACACACGCTACTCCTACGTTGTTCAACGCGGGAACACCGAAACCACAGTTGTCTTCTTGTTTTCTGCTAACAATGAAAGATGACAGTATCGATGGGATCTACGACACACTGAAACAAACCGCTAAAATATCTCAATCTGCAGGGGGAATCGGATTGAGCATTCACAACGTAAGAGCGACTGGATCATATATTAAAGGAACTAACGGCGTATCCAATGGTATCGTACCGATGTTGAGAAACTTCGACATGACGGCTAGATACGTAGACCAAGGCGGGGGAAAAAGAAAAGGAAGCTTTGCGATCTATCTAGAGCCATGGCATGCGGATATTTTTGATTTCTTGGACTTGAAAAAGAACCACGGTAAAGAAGAGTTGAGAGCAAGAGATTTGTTCTACGCACTTTGGACACCAGACTTGTTCATGCAGAGAGTCAAAGAAAACGGCGAGTGGACCCTCATGTGTCCACACGAATGCCCTGGACTAGCAGAAGTACACGGTGAGGAGTTTGAAAAGCTATACACCAAGTACGAATCAGAAGGTAGAGGCAGAAAAACCATCAAGGCACAAGACCTATGGTTCGAGATTCTTGAATCTCAAATCGAGACAGGTACGCCATACATGCTCTTCAAAGATGCTGCCAACAAGAAGTCGAATCAGAAGAACTTAGGTACGATCAAGTCTAGTAACTTGTGTACAGAGATCATCGAATACACTTCTCCTGACGAGGTAGCGGTATGTAACCTAGCTTCTATCGCATTGCCGATGTACATCAACGAGAACAACGAGTTTGATCATCAGAAGCTATATGACATCACTTATGTGATCACCAAGAACTTGAACAAAGTGATTGACGTGAATTACTACCCAGTACCAGAGGCTAAGAACTCAAATATGAGACACAGACCTATCGGTATCGGCGTACAAGGATTGGCGGATACATTCATGAAATTGAGAATGCCATTCGACTCTCCTGAAGCAAGAAGGCTCAATAGCGAAATATTCGAAACCATCTATTTCGCATCGATGACCGCTTCTAAGGATATCGCCAAAGTAGAAGGTGCTTACGAAACATTCAAAGGCTCTCCAGTATCCAAAGGAATATTCCAATACGACATGTGGAATGTAACTCCGACAGATCGATGGGATTGGACTAGCTTGAAACAAGAAGTAAAAAAGCACGGGGTGAGAAACTCATTGCTATTGGCTCCTATGCCTACAGCATCGACTTCACAAATCCTAGGCAACAATGAATGCTTCGAGCCCTACACTTCCAACATGTACTTGAGAAGAGTACTATCAGGTGAATTCACGGTAGTAAACAAGCACTTGATGAACGACCTCATCGAGCTTGGCATCTGGGATGACAGCATGAAAAACAGAATCATGAACGCAAACGGTTCTATTCAAAATATCGCTGAGATACCACAGGAGATCAAAGACATCTACAAGACCGTGTGGGAGATATCGCAAAAAGCGATCATCGACATGTCGGCTGATAGAGGGGCGTTCATTTGCCAAAGTCAGAGTTTGAACATCCACTTGCAGGAGCCTAACTTCGGAAAAATGACTTCTATGCACTTCTATGCGTGGGAGAAAGGATTGAAAACAGGCATGTACTACTTGAGAACGAAAGCTGCAGCTGACGCCATCAAGTTTACACTCACCAAAGATAAAAATGTAGAGTCTGAAGCGGCAAAACTGACCGACAGAGCAGGTCAAGCCAATTCAGATTTCGAATGCGTAGGATGCGGTAGCTAA
- a CDS encoding RluA family pseudouridine synthase produces the protein MDEAYIEEGELFEHHRIVADPKQELLRVDKFLMDKLPNVTRNKVQDGIKDGFIKVNDESVKPNYKVRPGDVLTVELPEPPSDTEIVPENIPLNIVYEDEDILVVNKEPGMVVHPAYQNWSGTLVNALTWHFQNLPTMPNNDGRPGLVHRIDKDTSGLLVIAKNEKAMTSLAKQFFDHSIERTYYAIVWGEPIEDKGTIDVNLGRSLKDRRITAPFPEGDFGRKAITHYQVLKNLRYVSLIKCNLETGRTHQIRAHLKYIGHPLFNDATYGGDRILKGTTFTKYKQFVDNCFKIIPRQALHAKSLGFVHPSTNEFVQFDSELPADFQSAIEKWENYVNTVD, from the coding sequence ATGGATGAAGCATATATAGAAGAAGGCGAGTTGTTCGAACATCATAGGATTGTAGCTGATCCAAAACAAGAGTTGCTCCGGGTGGATAAATTCTTGATGGACAAGCTGCCCAACGTCACAAGAAACAAAGTACAAGATGGGATCAAAGACGGATTTATCAAAGTAAACGATGAAAGTGTAAAGCCCAACTATAAGGTGCGTCCTGGAGATGTACTCACGGTAGAGCTCCCAGAGCCACCAAGCGACACGGAGATTGTCCCCGAAAATATCCCGCTCAATATCGTGTATGAAGATGAGGATATCTTAGTGGTCAATAAGGAGCCGGGTATGGTAGTACACCCTGCTTATCAAAACTGGTCCGGAACTTTGGTGAATGCGTTGACGTGGCATTTTCAAAACTTGCCCACCATGCCTAATAATGATGGTCGCCCAGGGTTGGTGCATCGTATCGATAAGGATACGTCTGGATTGCTTGTGATTGCCAAAAATGAAAAGGCCATGACAAGTCTTGCAAAGCAGTTTTTCGACCATAGTATCGAGCGTACATACTACGCTATCGTGTGGGGGGAGCCTATAGAGGACAAAGGAACCATCGATGTGAATCTGGGACGGAGTTTAAAGGACCGTAGGATTACAGCGCCTTTTCCTGAGGGAGATTTCGGACGAAAGGCCATCACGCACTATCAAGTGCTTAAGAATCTACGCTATGTCTCTTTGATCAAGTGTAATCTTGAAACTGGACGTACGCATCAAATCAGGGCCCACCTCAAATACATTGGTCACCCGCTGTTCAACGACGCGACTTATGGGGGAGATCGAATATTGAAGGGTACGACCTTTACGAAATACAAGCAATTTGTAGATAATTGCTTTAAAATTATACCTCGACAAGCATTGCACGCCAAGTCACTTGGTTTCGTGCATCCGTCAACCAATGAATTTGTACAATTTGATTCTGAGCTACCTGCCGATTTTCAATCTGCGATTGAGAAATGGGAGAATTATGTAAACACTGTCGACTAA
- a CDS encoding caspase family protein: MRIILACLLLVISSNLEAQKLIIDNQGHSGLIHDVAFIDQGKKILSVSEDKSVRVWDVSSGTLAKTYRFETEEGVYGKIYASALSKDERYLFLGGYFDASSGPKENIGEIRILDLVNEKLLPSLKGHQNVILDLVVSEDGSKLISASADQSIIVWDLSPLKYSNQASVITSITDIASHINAIDFDVETGTIAAGDQDGYVRTWSLNGGNPSQFKVHSEAVRDVKFSPHTLYSAGEDGRIIKWTKNGKYMGDLAELPGAVNVLEVSQDGNYLTAMGRVGIVYSLASEMPVSHFDYHTNAVSAITSAPFSTFGQVEGQYMASAGGDDKNILLWEIKSAKLERNFVGKGKSVFGIGINEDNQELAFSQTNLTGVLDDVVLEKAFDLNDFVFKQTLENPANYHRATTQSGDQVITKESSNSIAYGARMIHTDERRDGTVRSFTFMQEGQSLAIGSSYTLLKYSTVGEELLGSFKGHEGEVWALADYASENLLLSASNDQTIKIWNNTTGENLASLFVSSDNEWVIWTPQGFYEASAGGEKYIGWHINKGRNNLAEFHDVSAFRNFFHKPEVIHEILKLKSFEKVSEVLDLDPKEEKITPPTIDWITEPNTLIEGRATTVRFSISSQTPVTQLKLMANGRPLISRSELSISGNGHVEQIDWEVEIPEGSSETIVFSVFAQDQHSKILSTERSITFVQNAPLNATPSSGNSSATPPIQTVLENTTERSRVTLDPVEVEIKKSNLYMVSIGVSEFSDPTYNLKFADDDANAIDELFKNQKGKMFNSVTSLKLTNQDATRAKILKTFQRLEQYTTVDDFVIIFIASHGINEDNNFYILPHDGDANNPRISCIDWRDFSDLVGNMSAKVVLFIDTCHSGQLGNNIGQKRLSNTEAVRELSGKEYGVVIMAAATGYEYSLEHDDWGHGAFTLSILEGLQDGKADIKPDGTIHLRELDYYLSERVQELTGGRQHPTTQKPSSISKLSLAKVK; encoded by the coding sequence ATGAGAATTATACTAGCATGTTTGCTCCTCGTGATTTCCAGTAATTTGGAAGCCCAAAAACTGATCATTGATAATCAGGGCCATTCTGGTCTCATCCATGATGTTGCATTCATCGATCAAGGCAAAAAAATACTGTCTGTCTCTGAAGACAAGTCCGTCCGAGTCTGGGACGTATCCTCTGGGACACTAGCGAAAACCTATCGCTTCGAGACAGAAGAGGGTGTCTATGGCAAAATCTATGCATCCGCTCTCTCTAAAGACGAGCGGTATTTGTTTCTGGGAGGCTACTTTGATGCTTCGAGTGGTCCCAAAGAAAACATCGGTGAGATACGCATACTCGATCTAGTCAACGAAAAACTACTCCCCAGCTTGAAAGGGCACCAAAATGTAATCCTAGACCTAGTCGTGTCAGAAGACGGCAGTAAACTGATTTCAGCTTCTGCTGACCAATCAATCATCGTCTGGGATCTCTCTCCTCTCAAGTACAGCAATCAAGCCTCTGTCATCACTTCCATCACTGACATAGCCTCTCACATCAATGCCATTGATTTTGATGTAGAAACAGGCACCATCGCAGCAGGTGATCAAGACGGCTATGTCCGCACTTGGTCTCTCAATGGTGGCAACCCTAGCCAGTTCAAAGTACATAGTGAGGCTGTCAGAGATGTGAAATTCAGTCCACATACACTATACTCTGCAGGAGAAGACGGACGAATCATCAAATGGACCAAAAACGGTAAATACATGGGAGACCTAGCCGAACTGCCTGGAGCGGTCAACGTACTGGAAGTATCCCAGGACGGAAACTATCTCACCGCCATGGGCCGTGTCGGGATCGTATACAGTCTCGCCAGTGAGATGCCTGTATCACACTTTGACTACCATACCAATGCCGTCAGCGCCATCACGAGCGCCCCCTTCAGTACTTTCGGTCAAGTCGAAGGGCAATACATGGCTTCCGCAGGTGGTGATGACAAAAACATTCTCCTTTGGGAAATCAAATCGGCTAAACTCGAACGCAACTTTGTCGGAAAAGGAAAAAGTGTCTTCGGGATAGGAATCAACGAAGACAATCAAGAGCTAGCCTTCAGTCAAACCAATTTGACTGGAGTTTTGGACGATGTTGTTTTGGAAAAAGCCTTTGATTTGAATGATTTCGTCTTCAAACAAACGTTAGAAAATCCAGCGAACTATCACAGAGCAACTACGCAAAGTGGCGACCAAGTGATCACCAAAGAATCTTCAAATTCAATAGCTTATGGTGCTCGGATGATCCATACAGACGAGAGACGAGACGGAACCGTGCGGTCCTTCACGTTCATGCAAGAGGGACAATCACTAGCCATCGGCTCTTCCTATACGCTCCTCAAGTACAGTACAGTTGGAGAAGAACTTCTCGGTTCGTTCAAAGGACATGAAGGAGAGGTATGGGCACTGGCAGACTATGCATCCGAAAATCTCCTTCTCTCTGCGAGCAATGACCAAACCATCAAAATTTGGAACAATACCACTGGAGAAAATCTCGCCAGTCTCTTCGTCTCTTCTGACAATGAATGGGTCATATGGACCCCTCAAGGTTTCTATGAAGCATCTGCAGGTGGAGAAAAATACATCGGTTGGCACATCAACAAAGGCCGCAACAATCTCGCGGAATTTCATGATGTATCGGCATTCAGAAACTTTTTCCACAAACCAGAAGTCATCCATGAAATTTTAAAACTAAAATCCTTTGAAAAAGTATCTGAGGTACTTGACTTGGATCCCAAAGAAGAGAAAATAACTCCACCGACAATTGACTGGATCACAGAGCCCAACACCCTCATCGAAGGCCGAGCTACAACTGTTCGTTTTAGCATTAGTTCACAAACACCTGTCACCCAACTCAAGCTCATGGCCAATGGAAGGCCCCTAATCTCACGCTCCGAACTTTCAATATCAGGCAACGGGCACGTCGAGCAAATCGATTGGGAAGTAGAAATCCCAGAAGGAAGCAGCGAAACCATCGTTTTCAGCGTCTTCGCTCAAGATCAACACTCCAAGATACTCTCTACAGAACGTAGCATCACCTTTGTTCAAAATGCACCACTCAACGCAACACCATCTAGTGGAAACAGTTCGGCTACCCCTCCCATACAAACTGTACTAGAAAACACCACCGAAAGAAGCCGAGTCACACTCGATCCAGTAGAAGTAGAAATCAAAAAAAGCAACCTCTACATGGTGTCTATCGGAGTCTCTGAATTCTCCGACCCGACCTACAATTTGAAATTTGCTGACGATGATGCCAATGCCATTGACGAATTGTTCAAAAATCAGAAAGGTAAAATGTTTAACAGTGTCACGAGCCTCAAACTCACCAATCAAGACGCTACCCGGGCAAAAATTCTGAAGACTTTTCAGCGTCTCGAACAATACACCACCGTCGATGATTTTGTGATTATATTCATCGCTTCACATGGCATCAACGAAGACAACAACTTCTACATACTTCCTCATGATGGCGATGCGAACAATCCACGTATATCTTGTATCGATTGGAGGGATTTTTCGGACTTGGTTGGCAACATGTCAGCCAAAGTAGTATTATTCATCGACACTTGCCATAGTGGTCAACTGGGCAACAACATCGGACAGAAACGCTTAAGCAACACAGAAGCTGTTCGTGAACTCTCCGGCAAAGAATATGGTGTCGTTATCATGGCGGCTGCTACAGGCTATGAATACTCTCTCGAACACGACGATTGGGGGCATGGGGCATTCACTCTGTCTATCCTAGAAGGGCTACAAGATGGCAAAGCAGACATCAAACCAGACGGCACTATCCATTTACGAGAATTGGACTACTACCTCTCCGAACGCGTGCAAGAACTCACCGGAGGTCGGCAGCACCCTACGACCCAAAAACCAAGTTCAATCAGCAAATTGTCCTTGGCTAAAGTGAAATAA
- the ribD gene encoding bifunctional diaminohydroxyphosphoribosylaminopyrimidine deaminase/5-amino-6-(5-phosphoribosylamino)uracil reductase RibD, with protein sequence MNKTSDQYFMQRAFELAEKGRGSVSPNPMVGCVIVYEGRIIGEGWHQKYGEEHAEVNAVNSVDKKSLLSQSTVYVTLEPCAHQGKTPPCADLLIKHQVKRVVIANQDPFPLVNGGGIDKLTHAGIEVQVGILEEVGEELNCRFFHFVRYQRPYVILKWAQTADGFVARENYDSRWISNGYSRQLVHRWRAEEDAILVGKNTVMYDNPTLNVRDWVGRDPLRVFMDRNLELGSGYKIMDQSIPTICYNTLRSSKSDNLEYVKLDASDGMSAVLTDLAKRKVQSLIVEGGSAVLHAFIEQGLWNEARVFISESNFKKGILAPRLIGDQLSSQDIEEDKLVIFRAHQVR encoded by the coding sequence ATGAATAAAACCTCGGATCAATATTTTATGCAGCGGGCTTTTGAATTGGCCGAAAAGGGTAGAGGAAGTGTGAGTCCCAACCCTATGGTGGGCTGTGTGATCGTATATGAGGGACGCATCATAGGCGAAGGCTGGCATCAAAAATATGGAGAAGAACATGCAGAGGTCAATGCTGTAAATAGCGTGGATAAGAAATCTCTTTTGTCTCAATCCACGGTGTATGTGACTTTGGAACCTTGTGCTCATCAAGGTAAAACACCACCTTGTGCGGATTTGCTCATAAAGCATCAAGTTAAACGAGTGGTGATAGCGAATCAGGATCCGTTTCCATTGGTCAATGGGGGGGGGATTGATAAACTCACTCATGCGGGTATCGAAGTACAAGTCGGAATATTGGAAGAGGTAGGAGAAGAGCTCAATTGCCGTTTTTTTCACTTCGTTCGATATCAGCGACCTTATGTTATTCTCAAATGGGCGCAGACTGCTGATGGTTTTGTGGCTCGGGAAAACTACGACTCAAGGTGGATCAGTAATGGATACTCCCGTCAGCTCGTTCACCGCTGGAGGGCGGAAGAAGATGCAATCTTGGTAGGGAAAAACACTGTAATGTACGACAACCCTACACTCAATGTGAGAGATTGGGTGGGGAGAGATCCATTGCGTGTATTCATGGATCGCAACTTGGAGTTGGGGTCGGGCTACAAGATCATGGATCAGTCGATTCCTACGATTTGTTACAACACCCTTCGGTCTTCAAAGTCAGACAATCTTGAGTATGTGAAGTTGGATGCTAGCGATGGCATGAGTGCAGTACTTACGGACCTTGCAAAGCGCAAGGTTCAGTCTCTGATTGTTGAAGGGGGCAGTGCGGTTTTGCATGCATTCATAGAGCAGGGTTTGTGGAACGAAGCACGCGTTTTTATTTCCGAAAGTAATTTCAAGAAAGGAATACTGGCTCCAAGATTGATAGGAGATCAATTGTCCTCTCAAGATATCGAGGAGGATAAACTTGTGATTTTTCGAGCCCATCAAGTGCGTTGA
- a CDS encoding lysophospholipid acyltransferase family protein: protein MQIIRYLWYYSFWIFVRLSLHFYYKKIKVIGYENVPKGVPVIFGANHQNALIDPLLMTTHVYQMTHYLVRADVFKNPLVKRFLNSLNLMPVYRARDGVNSIKANQEIFRACFDAFKAGESLMLFPEATHDERYVEKPMKKGIARIALGGVSEPDSPEALYLVPIGLTYSGQKKFRSSVVLHYGEAIKVEKQEESADNIDALKNRFEEELKKYHAALPVEGYEYLEKVYFHDQNPRKLILDYQVINAQSRILDVKASSQEKQEVLTLARELEQGGLNFPFEYRKSPGLVVLLLTVLSPFALIGFLANLPVIILPWKIMKGIKDKVFADTIYFGIGLVGLPFVWGGYTWLTYSLSGSWLISLVVLMGLPISLLLLGRFNKAWYVYRQNMVFRKSEKLKATYKQFVSLVERLKAYAN from the coding sequence ATGCAAATAATACGTTACCTGTGGTACTATTCCTTTTGGATATTTGTCCGTCTTAGCCTTCATTTTTATTACAAAAAAATCAAAGTGATCGGGTACGAAAATGTACCCAAAGGAGTGCCTGTAATTTTTGGGGCAAACCATCAAAATGCCTTGATAGATCCTTTGCTGATGACTACTCATGTCTATCAGATGACACACTATTTGGTACGTGCCGATGTGTTTAAGAACCCACTGGTAAAGCGGTTTTTGAATTCGTTGAACTTGATGCCAGTGTATAGAGCCAGAGATGGGGTCAATTCAATCAAGGCTAATCAAGAGATTTTTCGGGCGTGTTTCGATGCTTTCAAAGCAGGAGAATCGCTGATGTTGTTTCCTGAAGCGACGCATGACGAACGATATGTAGAGAAACCCATGAAAAAAGGAATCGCGAGGATTGCCTTGGGGGGAGTGAGTGAGCCAGACTCACCGGAGGCTCTGTATCTAGTACCGATTGGGTTGACATATTCGGGACAGAAGAAGTTTAGATCATCTGTCGTGTTGCATTATGGGGAGGCGATCAAAGTGGAGAAGCAAGAAGAAAGTGCGGACAATATCGATGCGCTGAAGAACCGTTTTGAGGAGGAATTGAAAAAGTACCATGCTGCTCTACCCGTAGAGGGATATGAGTATTTGGAAAAAGTATATTTTCATGATCAGAATCCCCGAAAGTTGATCTTGGACTATCAGGTGATCAACGCTCAATCTAGAATCTTGGACGTGAAGGCAAGCTCTCAAGAAAAGCAAGAAGTGTTGACATTGGCTCGGGAATTGGAACAAGGTGGTTTGAACTTTCCTTTTGAATACCGGAAATCTCCTGGACTGGTTGTTTTGCTCTTGACAGTGTTGAGCCCTTTTGCGTTGATAGGCTTTTTGGCCAATCTACCAGTGATCATTCTTCCTTGGAAGATCATGAAAGGGATCAAGGACAAGGTTTTCGCAGATACGATTTATTTTGGTATTGGACTCGTCGGGTTGCCATTCGTTTGGGGAGGGTATACTTGGCTTACTTATAGTTTGTCAGGGTCTTGGTTGATCAGCTTGGTTGTATTGATGGGATTGCCAATTAGTTTGTTGCTTTTGGGGCGATTCAATAAAGCGTGGTATGTCTATCGCCAGAATATGGTGTTTAGAAAATCGGAAAAACTCAAAGCCACCTACAAGCAGTTTGTAAGCCTCGTCGAGCGATTAAAAGCATACGCAAATTAA
- the prmC gene encoding peptide chain release factor N(5)-glutamine methyltransferase: protein MKVIFPKETQQSILAILSLSYDIAEASSLSFLLVEHVFGWTRTSIIINSAHTPTLAQQNLLDSCLVRLQNQEPIQYIIGMADFYGRTFHVNEYTLIPRQETESLIQYIKAYQAWSQPKIADIGTGSGCIPCTLSLEMATSEVHAYDISEEALSVATQNAQALGCSSIQFHSIDILHDSLAESGFDLIVSNPPYVLQSEKNTMHANVLEHEPHLALFVEDDNPLVFYKVIARQAKTALKPGGVLFFEINEQYGNPTEGLLLSLGYHHTQIHLDIHGKDRFVSAQWG from the coding sequence ATGAAGGTCATCTTTCCCAAAGAAACTCAACAATCCATACTCGCCATTCTCTCCCTCTCGTACGACATTGCTGAGGCCTCCTCGCTCTCATTCCTACTTGTAGAGCACGTATTTGGGTGGACACGTACGAGTATCATCATCAACTCAGCACATACTCCGACACTAGCTCAACAAAATCTACTGGATTCCTGTCTGGTTAGATTACAAAACCAGGAGCCTATTCAGTACATTATTGGTATGGCAGACTTTTATGGCCGGACGTTTCATGTCAATGAGTACACCTTGATCCCGCGACAAGAAACTGAGTCCCTGATCCAATACATCAAAGCATACCAAGCTTGGTCCCAGCCTAAAATAGCAGATATCGGTACAGGATCAGGTTGCATCCCATGTACCTTGAGTCTCGAAATGGCCACATCTGAAGTACATGCCTACGACATTAGCGAAGAAGCGCTCTCTGTAGCAACCCAAAATGCCCAAGCACTCGGCTGTTCTTCCATCCAGTTTCACTCCATTGACATATTGCACGATTCTCTCGCCGAATCTGGTTTTGACTTGATTGTCAGCAACCCTCCCTATGTACTCCAATCAGAAAAAAACACCATGCACGCCAATGTTTTGGAGCACGAACCTCACTTGGCCTTATTCGTCGAAGATGACAACCCGCTCGTTTTTTACAAGGTCATCGCCCGCCAAGCCAAGACAGCGCTAAAACCTGGAGGTGTTCTATTTTTTGAAATCAACGAACAATACGGCAACCCAACAGAAGGTCTCCTGCTGAGTCTAGGCTATCATCACACGCAAATCCACCTAGACATCCACGGCAAGGACCGCTTCGTCTCTGCTCAATGGGGTTAA